CTCCTCAACCGATATACAGTTGATATAATGAGGAAGGCAACATAGATAAAGGTAAAATTCATTTTAAATCACCTCTTTCTAATTCTTTTTTCATACTCACTAATACTTCATTAGCAAGTTTTTTAATACATAAATTATAAATCAACTCTTCTATTCTATATATTTTTATATCAATATCATGGATTATCGTTAGTTTAGTTGCATTTCCTATTTCTTCAAATTTCCATTCTGTCTGCAAACCTTTTAAAGGTCCTTTAATCTGTTCATACTTGATTGATTTATTTTCCGTAATTAGCCCGGTAGATATATAGGTAATTGGCACAAATCCAAAGATTTTAATTTTTGCCTCAAGCACCATTTTATTGTTTTCTTTACTTATAATTTTCACCTGCTTATATTCCGGGATAAAACTTGAGAGTCTTTCAATATCTTTAGCGACTTTAAAGGCTGCAATTATATTCTGATTAATTAAGATTGAATCTTCTTTATGAATCATTTTTCCTTACCTCACTAAATATAGTAGTCAGTAGACAGTAGTTAGTAGTCAG
Above is a genomic segment from bacterium containing:
- a CDS encoding SRPBCC family protein, whose translation is MIHKEDSILINQNIIAAFKVAKDIERLSSFIPEYKQVKIISKENNKMVLEAKIKIFGFVPITYISTGLITENKSIKYEQIKGPLKGLQTEWKFEEIGNATKLTIIHDIDIKIYRIEELIYNLCIKKLANEVLVSMKKELERGDLK